A DNA window from Chlamydia felis Fe/C-56 contains the following coding sequences:
- a CDS encoding class I SAM-dependent methyltransferase → MFKGIRLLQGNVVRLSHEIFQEILTPGDTVVDATCGNGKDCLVLARLLQGRGKLVAYDVQRRALDQAALLCSTFLSKEEREIIEFKEMSHEYINEAGAKLFHYNLGYLPCGDKSITTLERTTLISIQKALDLVAPQGVVTVVCYPGHEEGVNETQAVERLARELDSRLWEVGSFYIMNRNRAPRLLIFRSLKVGDRE, encoded by the coding sequence ATGTTTAAAGGAATAAGATTGCTACAAGGAAATGTTGTTCGATTGTCCCATGAAATTTTTCAAGAAATTCTTACTCCTGGAGATACAGTGGTGGATGCTACTTGTGGAAATGGTAAAGACTGTTTAGTCCTTGCTCGTTTATTGCAGGGGAGAGGGAAACTCGTGGCTTATGACGTGCAGAGACGAGCTTTAGACCAGGCTGCACTGTTGTGCTCTACATTTCTGTCGAAAGAAGAAAGGGAAATCATAGAATTTAAAGAAATGTCTCATGAATATATCAATGAAGCAGGAGCTAAGTTATTTCATTATAACTTAGGATACCTTCCCTGTGGGGATAAAAGTATTACCACTTTAGAAAGAACAACGTTAATTAGCATTCAAAAAGCTCTCGATTTAGTGGCTCCTCAAGGAGTGGTTACTGTGGTTTGTTATCCAGGGCATGAAGAGGGGGTGAATGAAACGCAGGCTGTTGAGCGACTAGCAAGAGAATTAGATTCTAGATTATGGGAAGTGGGATCCTTCTACATAATGAATAGAAATAGGGCCCCAAGACTTTTGATATTTCGCTCTCTTAAGGTAGGCGATAGGGAATAA
- the pheS gene encoding phenylalanine--tRNA ligase subunit alpha, which translates to MTIQEELEATKQQFCIELNQVNSSKDLFDLKVRYLGKKGLFRCFADKLRECPLDQKALMGASINECKTYIEEQIREKNDSILLAEESAEFLKEKIDITLPGESHCPGGKHIVKKVLDDVVDIFICLGFCVREAPNIESEENNFSLLNFEEDHPARQMHDTFYLDGKTVLRTHTSNVQVRELSKGQPPIKVVAPGLCFRNEDISARSHVIFHQVEAFYLDRDVTLSDLTEMLTEFYHTFFKRKIELRLRHSYFPFVEPGIEVDVSCECRGSGCSLCKHTGWLEVAGAGMIHPQVLRNSGIDPEIYTGYAVGMGIERLAMLKHGISDIRLFCENDLRFLQQFS; encoded by the coding sequence ATGACGATTCAAGAGGAACTTGAAGCTACAAAGCAACAATTTTGTATCGAACTAAATCAAGTTAACTCTTCAAAGGATCTTTTTGACCTAAAGGTTCGTTATTTAGGAAAGAAGGGTCTTTTTCGTTGTTTTGCTGATAAGTTAAGGGAGTGTCCTTTAGACCAAAAGGCTCTAATGGGTGCTTCCATAAATGAATGCAAAACATATATCGAGGAGCAAATCCGAGAAAAAAATGATTCTATTCTTCTAGCAGAAGAGTCCGCAGAATTTCTCAAAGAAAAAATCGATATTACATTACCAGGAGAATCTCATTGTCCTGGAGGAAAGCATATCGTTAAAAAAGTTTTAGACGATGTTGTGGATATCTTTATTTGTTTGGGATTTTGTGTTCGCGAAGCCCCGAATATTGAAAGTGAAGAGAATAATTTTTCTCTTCTGAACTTTGAAGAAGATCATCCTGCTAGACAAATGCATGATACTTTTTATCTAGACGGTAAAACAGTATTACGCACCCATACGTCTAATGTTCAAGTTAGAGAACTTAGCAAAGGGCAACCTCCCATAAAGGTTGTTGCCCCCGGCCTCTGTTTCCGCAATGAAGATATTTCAGCGCGCTCGCATGTGATTTTTCATCAGGTAGAGGCTTTCTATCTTGATCGCGATGTAACACTTTCTGACTTGACAGAGATGTTAACAGAGTTTTACCATACGTTCTTTAAAAGGAAAATAGAACTGCGTTTACGACATAGTTACTTTCCTTTCGTTGAGCCGGGAATAGAAGTAGACGTTTCTTGTGAATGTCGAGGATCTGGATGTTCCTTGTGTAAACATACTGGTTGGTTGGAAGTTGCTGGAGCTGGTATGATACACCCTCAAGTTTTGCGCAACAGCGGTATTGATCCTGAAATCTATACAGGCTATGCTGTTGGCATGGGTATTGAAAGGTTAGCCATGTTGAAACATGGAATCTCTGATATCCGTCTTTTCTGTGAAAACGATCTAAGGTTTTTACAGCAATTTTCTTAA
- the rplT gene encoding 50S ribosomal protein L20: MVRATGSVASRRRRKRILKQAKGFWGDRKGHIRQSRSSVMRAMAFNYMHRKDRKGDFRSLWIARLNVASRINGLSYSRLINGLKCAGIELNRKMLSEMAIHNPQGFAEVANQAKKALEATV; the protein is encoded by the coding sequence ATGGTGAGAGCAACAGGTTCAGTAGCTTCCAGACGCCGTCGTAAGCGTATATTGAAACAAGCTAAAGGTTTTTGGGGAGATAGAAAAGGCCACATTCGTCAAAGCCGATCTTCCGTAATGAGAGCCATGGCTTTCAATTATATGCACAGAAAAGATCGTAAAGGTGATTTTCGTAGTCTTTGGATAGCACGTCTTAACGTAGCTTCTAGAATAAATGGTTTATCTTATAGTCGTTTAATTAACGGGCTGAAGTGTGCTGGTATCGAGTTAAATAGAAAAATGTTATCAGAAATGGCTATCCACAACCCACAAGGTTTTGCAGAAGTAGCCAATCAGGCTAAAAAAGCTCTAGAGGCAACTGTTTAG
- a CDS encoding LptF/LptG family permease has product MPILWKVLIFRYLKTITFCTLSLICISIISSLQEIVSYIAKDVPYPTVLRLTAYQIPYLLPFILPISCFISAFTLFRGLSDNNQITFLKASGASHGIIIFPALMVSCAICCINFYTCSELASICRFQTCKEIANMAMTSPTLLLQTLQKKENNRIFITVDHCAKSKFDNVIIALKRDQEIANVGIIKTIIPDVANDTVQAKNVVMISKLPSTLTDQHSSNSQEYYIESLNEMLIPKITSTLFAGKSYMKTRTDYLPWKQLVKQSFSHAHLPETLRRIGIGLLCITLTYSGMVLGTYKPRFRKPIILYCVFPVMDLILLIVGKNTNSLFPALMLFIVPQVISWIVFAIRAYRENRGYA; this is encoded by the coding sequence ATGCCTATTCTATGGAAAGTCTTAATTTTCCGTTATTTAAAAACAATTACGTTTTGTACGCTTAGCCTTATCTGTATTTCTATTATTAGTTCTCTGCAAGAAATCGTTAGTTACATCGCAAAAGATGTTCCCTACCCAACAGTTTTACGATTAACAGCCTACCAGATTCCCTACTTATTACCTTTTATTCTTCCAATTTCTTGCTTTATTTCTGCATTTACACTTTTTCGTGGTCTTTCTGATAATAATCAAATTACTTTTCTTAAAGCCTCTGGAGCTTCCCATGGAATTATTATCTTCCCTGCTCTCATGGTTTCCTGTGCCATTTGTTGTATAAATTTTTATACGTGTTCTGAATTGGCTTCCATTTGTCGATTTCAGACCTGTAAAGAAATTGCCAATATGGCTATGACTTCCCCAACACTTTTACTTCAGACGCTACAAAAAAAAGAAAATAACCGTATTTTCATTACTGTTGACCACTGTGCGAAAAGTAAATTTGATAACGTGATCATTGCTTTAAAAAGGGATCAGGAAATTGCCAACGTAGGGATTATTAAAACTATCATCCCAGATGTTGCCAATGATACCGTACAGGCAAAGAACGTGGTGATGATTTCAAAACTTCCTTCGACCCTAACAGATCAACACTCTTCAAACTCCCAAGAGTATTACATAGAATCCTTAAATGAAATGCTGATTCCTAAAATAACTTCAACGTTATTCGCGGGAAAATCTTATATGAAAACACGAACAGATTATCTACCCTGGAAGCAGCTTGTTAAACAATCTTTTAGTCATGCGCACTTACCTGAAACCTTAAGAAGAATCGGTATAGGTTTACTCTGTATCACTCTGACTTATTCCGGTATGGTATTAGGGACATACAAACCGAGATTTCGCAAACCTATAATTCTCTATTGTGTTTTCCCTGTTATGGATTTGATTTTATTAATAGTTGGCAAAAACACGAACTCTCTTTTCCCTGCGCTCATGCTATTTATTGTGCCGCAAGTCATTTCTTGGATTGTTTTTGCTATCCGCGCATATCGAGAAAACAGAGGTTATGCATAA
- a CDS encoding LptF/LptG family permease, whose protein sequence is MYIWKRYVLTKFWLSLVFLIVLAFIFYASIHHSLHAIKGNATPLASGASLKLSILYYLSQIALKAEFLIPQLVAVATTLTLFSMQNKREVLLLQASGLSLKSLTAPLIVSSFIITLLLYANFQWLHPICEKISTTKEHIDRGTLDKAQDKVPVLYLKDQTVLLYSSIEQKTLTLNKVFWIKNPKTIYTMEKLAFTTPSLPIGLDVIRFSGTESGNMELSEFSDMKEFPEIEFGFYDNPFSKIFTAGGKNRLSESFRAIPWNATGLGLSTTVPQRILSLLSTFYYMLISPLACISAMILSAYLCLRFSRVPTVTLAYLVPLGTINTFFVFLKAGIVLSNSSVLPTLPVMLFPLIALAIFTNYAYAKLQ, encoded by the coding sequence ATGTATATTTGGAAACGTTACGTATTAACCAAGTTTTGGTTGTCTTTAGTATTTTTAATCGTACTCGCCTTTATTTTTTATGCTTCCATTCACCATTCCCTCCATGCTATTAAAGGAAATGCTACCCCACTAGCTTCTGGGGCATCTTTAAAACTTTCGATCCTGTATTATCTATCGCAGATAGCTCTTAAAGCAGAATTTCTGATTCCGCAGCTTGTTGCTGTAGCAACAACCCTGACGCTATTTTCAATGCAAAATAAGCGCGAAGTTCTTCTCCTTCAGGCTTCTGGGCTTTCGTTAAAGTCTCTAACAGCCCCTTTAATTGTTTCAAGTTTCATTATCACATTACTCTTATACGCTAATTTTCAATGGCTACATCCTATATGTGAAAAAATATCCACAACGAAAGAACATATAGATAGAGGCACCTTAGATAAAGCTCAGGATAAAGTTCCTGTTTTGTATCTCAAGGATCAAACAGTTCTTCTCTATTCTTCCATCGAGCAGAAAACTCTAACTCTTAATAAGGTGTTTTGGATTAAAAATCCCAAGACGATCTACACAATGGAAAAGCTTGCATTTACAACACCATCTCTTCCTATAGGTCTTGATGTCATACGTTTTTCAGGCACAGAGTCTGGAAATATGGAACTCAGCGAATTCTCAGACATGAAAGAATTTCCTGAAATTGAGTTCGGATTCTATGACAATCCTTTTTCTAAGATTTTCACAGCAGGAGGGAAGAATCGTCTTTCAGAATCTTTCCGCGCCATTCCTTGGAACGCTACGGGCTTAGGATTATCAACAACCGTCCCTCAGCGTATCTTATCTTTATTATCCACGTTTTATTATATGCTGATTTCCCCCCTAGCTTGCATATCAGCTATGATTCTCTCCGCCTATCTTTGTTTAAGATTTAGTCGCGTTCCAACAGTCACTCTTGCTTATCTTGTTCCTCTGGGCACGATAAATACCTTTTTTGTCTTTTTAAAAGCCGGAATAGTTCTATCTAATAGCAGTGTTTTGCCAACTCTGCCTGTAATGCTATTTCCGTTAATTGCCTTAGCAATATTTACAAACTATGCTTATGCTAAGCTTCAGTAA
- the ftsH gene encoding ATP-dependent zinc metalloprotease FtsH: MSKDKKMKPESKKSFPTVFFFLLFGVIFGVIAVQNFLVAKKARVSFSHQLEHLVNLKLIYPEDSRKIALNDNLVSFSGRFRESPTTESQLRYHYLELIDQRHQLEFDLQEINKSLDVLSKEVESSVLWFSAISGSPIPETGYLISPSIDLGKSSLGALVIYGSNNFQIINLRSLEQRYQTLPRLSENLRTFGSDLYELIGKYLSPALGIGSESLKRELKDLYQQVELSLTQSTDAEQLDILYQKVLGALQKISSSLALSDNGERFGQLRSVRLYREERSKYEKLVEDSQINQAQLDKLRGELSQVVWFFNNQELSSRALEKQDPEVFAHWFSVAKQEWENFSHNRTLTFKAPDQPRNLVLEKTFKSEEPAPHYIGYLFTFLPIILVLVFVYFVFSRQVRGMNGSAMSFGKSPARLLMKGQNKVTFSDVAGIEEAKEELVEIVDFLKNPTKFTSLGGRIPKGVLLIGPPGTGKTLIAKAVSGEADRPFFSIAGSDFVEMFVGVGASRIRDMFEQAKRNAPCIIFIDEIDAVGRHRGAGIGGGHDEREQTLNQLLVEMDGFGTNEGVILMAATNRPDVLDKALLRPGRFDRRVIMNLPDIKGRFEILSVHAKRIKLDPTVDLMAVARSTPGASGADLENLLNEAALLAARRDRTAVTAVDVAEARDKVLYGKERRSLEMDAEERKTTAYHESGHAVVGLCVQHADPVDKVTIIPRGLSLGATHFLPEKNKLSYWKKELFDQLAVLMGGRAAEDIFLGDISSGAQQDISQATKLVRSMVCEWGMSEQLGTVTYDERSDSTTGYGSYHEKNYSEETAKTIDCELRSLLDAAYQRALTIIREHRDEVELMTQMLIEFETLDAKDVKEIMDHTWDPEKKRARLKEEGMLFKKVSDDLPPPPPQEDTMKEGELKLNNTTT, from the coding sequence ATGTCTAAAGATAAAAAAATGAAGCCCGAATCGAAAAAAAGTTTCCCTACGGTGTTTTTTTTCCTTCTGTTTGGTGTGATTTTCGGTGTAATTGCTGTTCAAAATTTTCTAGTCGCCAAGAAAGCCCGGGTCAGTTTTAGCCATCAGCTAGAGCATTTAGTAAATTTAAAATTGATTTATCCCGAAGATAGCCGAAAGATTGCTCTGAATGATAATTTAGTATCATTTAGTGGTCGTTTTCGAGAGTCGCCCACAACTGAAAGTCAGTTGCGCTATCATTACTTAGAGTTGATAGATCAAAGACATCAATTAGAGTTTGATCTTCAAGAAATAAATAAGAGTTTAGATGTTCTTTCAAAAGAGGTAGAGAGCTCTGTTTTATGGTTTTCTGCTATTTCTGGATCTCCTATCCCTGAAACGGGTTATCTAATTTCTCCTAGTATAGACTTAGGAAAATCTTCTTTAGGGGCCCTTGTCATTTATGGTTCAAATAATTTCCAAATTATTAATTTGCGTTCTTTAGAGCAGCGCTATCAAACGCTTCCTCGGCTTAGTGAGAATTTACGTACCTTTGGTTCTGATTTATATGAACTTATAGGAAAATATCTATCTCCAGCTTTAGGCATAGGTTCTGAGAGCTTAAAACGAGAACTAAAAGATCTTTATCAGCAAGTTGAGCTTTCTTTGACACAGTCCACGGATGCAGAGCAGTTAGACATTCTTTATCAGAAGGTTTTAGGTGCTCTACAGAAGATTTCTTCATCTTTGGCTTTGTCTGATAACGGAGAACGTTTTGGACAATTACGTTCAGTACGTTTGTATCGCGAAGAACGTAGCAAATATGAAAAACTTGTCGAAGATAGTCAAATAAATCAGGCACAGTTAGATAAGCTTCGGGGAGAACTTAGCCAGGTCGTTTGGTTTTTCAATAACCAAGAGTTATCTTCTCGAGCGTTGGAAAAACAAGATCCTGAAGTATTTGCACATTGGTTTTCTGTAGCTAAGCAAGAGTGGGAAAACTTCTCTCATAACCGTACTTTAACTTTCAAGGCTCCGGATCAGCCGCGTAATTTAGTTCTTGAGAAAACTTTTAAGAGTGAGGAACCAGCACCCCATTACATAGGCTATTTATTTACATTTTTGCCTATTATACTCGTTCTTGTTTTTGTCTATTTTGTGTTTTCCAGACAAGTACGCGGTATGAACGGTTCTGCAATGTCTTTCGGAAAGTCTCCAGCTCGTTTGTTAATGAAAGGGCAGAATAAGGTGACTTTTTCTGATGTTGCTGGTATCGAGGAGGCTAAAGAAGAATTAGTAGAGATCGTAGACTTTCTAAAGAATCCTACGAAGTTTACAAGTTTAGGCGGGAGGATTCCTAAAGGAGTATTGCTAATCGGGCCTCCAGGAACAGGAAAAACCTTAATAGCCAAAGCTGTTTCTGGGGAGGCTGACCGGCCATTTTTCTCCATAGCAGGTTCGGATTTCGTAGAGATGTTTGTTGGGGTTGGAGCTAGTCGTATTCGCGATATGTTTGAACAAGCTAAGAGAAATGCTCCTTGTATTATTTTCATTGATGAAATTGATGCTGTAGGTCGTCATCGAGGTGCTGGTATTGGCGGTGGTCATGATGAACGAGAGCAAACCTTAAACCAATTACTTGTAGAGATGGATGGTTTCGGCACCAACGAAGGTGTTATCCTTATGGCTGCGACTAACCGCCCTGATGTATTAGATAAGGCCTTATTACGTCCTGGACGCTTTGATCGTCGTGTGATCATGAATTTACCTGATATTAAGGGTAGATTTGAAATTCTTTCTGTACATGCTAAAAGAATCAAATTAGATCCTACAGTAGATCTTATGGCTGTGGCTAGAAGCACTCCTGGAGCCTCAGGAGCCGATTTAGAGAATCTATTGAATGAAGCCGCTCTTCTTGCTGCCCGCAGGGATCGTACAGCGGTGACTGCTGTAGATGTTGCTGAAGCTCGTGATAAAGTCCTTTATGGTAAAGAGCGGCGTAGTTTAGAAATGGATGCTGAAGAAAGAAAAACGACAGCATATCATGAATCAGGACATGCCGTTGTGGGGCTTTGTGTTCAACATGCGGATCCCGTAGATAAGGTTACTATTATTCCTAGAGGTTTATCTTTAGGAGCCACTCATTTTCTTCCTGAGAAGAATAAGCTTAGTTACTGGAAAAAAGAACTTTTTGATCAGTTAGCTGTTCTTATGGGTGGCCGTGCTGCTGAGGATATCTTTTTAGGAGACATTTCTAGTGGAGCTCAGCAAGATATTTCTCAGGCAACGAAATTAGTACGTAGTATGGTCTGCGAATGGGGAATGAGTGAGCAGTTGGGTACTGTAACTTATGATGAGCGTTCAGATTCCACTACAGGTTATGGATCTTATCATGAGAAAAACTACTCCGAAGAAACCGCAAAAACTATAGACTGTGAGCTAAGATCTTTATTAGATGCTGCTTATCAGCGTGCATTAACGATTATCAGAGAACATCGCGATGAAGTTGAACTCATGACTCAAATGTTAATTGAGTTTGAAACTTTAGATGCTAAAGATGTCAAAGAGATCATGGATCATACTTGGGATCCAGAAAAGAAAAGAGCGCGTCTAAAAGAAGAGGGTATGTTATTCAAGAAAGTGTCGGATGATTTGCCTCCTCCGCCTCCTCAAGAAGATACTATGAAAGAAGGTGAGTTAAAACTTAACAACACCACAACCTAA
- the rpmI gene encoding 50S ribosomal protein L35, whose product MPKMKSNKSVAARFKLTGSGQLKRTRPGKRHKLSKKSSQEKRNLSKQPLVDKGQVGMYKRMMLV is encoded by the coding sequence ATGCCCAAGATGAAAAGCAATAAGTCCGTTGCGGCGCGTTTTAAGTTGACAGGTTCTGGTCAATTAAAAAGAACTCGCCCAGGGAAGAGGCATAAATTATCAAAAAAATCTTCGCAGGAAAAACGTAACCTATCTAAGCAGCCTTTGGTAGATAAGGGACAGGTGGGGATGTATAAGCGAATGATGCTTGTTTAA
- the murB gene encoding UDP-N-acetylmuramate dehydrogenase: MKESTVIHFPFSVRRGVWLSKYSTFRIGGPANYFKEVNSAEEAQQVIQFLYSQNYPFIIVGKGSNCLFDDQGFDGFVLYNNIQKKEFLSETTIKVYSGMSFSFLGKTLSSSGYSGLEFAVGIPGSVGGAVFMNAGIGNQDIASAIESVEAINSNGDIISYQAAELEFGYRRSRFQNSKEFILSATFRLSKSASSIQIAKDLLQNKLLSQPYQQPSAGCIFRNPPGNYAGKLIDEAGLKGLSLGGAQISSKHANFIVNNGRATSHEVKELIQIVRDKLKSQGISLEEEVRIIPYRLP; this comes from the coding sequence GTGAAAGAATCGACCGTGATACATTTTCCTTTTTCAGTTCGTCGTGGCGTTTGGTTAAGTAAGTATTCTACGTTTCGTATCGGAGGGCCTGCGAATTATTTTAAGGAAGTGAACTCAGCCGAAGAAGCTCAACAAGTCATTCAGTTTTTATATAGTCAAAACTATCCTTTTATTATCGTAGGTAAGGGTTCCAATTGCTTATTTGATGATCAAGGATTTGATGGTTTTGTTTTATATAACAACATTCAGAAAAAGGAATTTCTCTCAGAGACTACCATTAAAGTCTATTCAGGAATGTCTTTTTCTTTTTTAGGTAAAACTCTTTCTTCATCGGGGTATTCGGGTTTAGAGTTTGCTGTAGGCATTCCAGGGTCTGTTGGAGGTGCTGTATTTATGAATGCCGGTATCGGCAATCAAGATATCGCTTCGGCTATTGAAAGCGTGGAAGCAATTAATTCAAACGGTGATATCATTTCGTACCAAGCCGCAGAGTTAGAATTCGGTTATCGAAGATCCCGTTTTCAAAATAGTAAGGAATTTATCTTATCTGCGACCTTCCGCCTATCTAAAAGCGCTTCATCTATACAGATTGCGAAAGATTTGCTTCAGAATAAATTGCTCTCACAACCCTATCAACAACCTTCTGCGGGTTGCATTTTCCGTAATCCTCCGGGAAATTATGCGGGTAAGCTCATAGATGAAGCGGGTTTAAAAGGTCTTTCTTTAGGGGGAGCTCAGATATCTTCTAAGCATGCTAATTTCATTGTGAATAATGGGAGAGCGACCTCTCACGAAGTTAAAGAGCTTATCCAAATAGTTCGAGACAAGTTGAAATCTCAAGGGATAAGTTTAGAAGAAGAGGTGCGTATTATTCCCTATCGCCTACCTTAA
- the tilS gene encoding tRNA lysidine(34) synthetase TilS — MLSCLLRNDKRLEVFFSSLDMKKSYLLALSGGSDSLFLLYLLKSRGVSFIAVHVDYGWRESSYREAEELELRCQAEGVPIIVDHVPPEYRTSRDQENAARRYRYALFHKVCQKKNLSGIFLAHHANDQAETVLKRVLEGAHLSNLKGMRGEVYYEGIPILRPLLHIPKIVLSRTLDAANIHYVHDITNTDERYLRARMRNKIFPWLEEIFGKNITQPLLTLAQDSEELSCYMKQQAQPFLEKIRKENTTLSLEIPKTLIEQVFLTKWVCKEFFYSAGIVASRHFLQTVYDHLNRGLPAQMRLRNKRVIVKAGVVMIE; from the coding sequence ATGTTATCTTGTCTACTCAGAAATGATAAGCGATTAGAAGTTTTTTTTTCTTCCTTAGATATGAAAAAAAGCTACCTACTTGCTTTATCTGGAGGGAGTGATTCATTATTCCTTTTATATCTTCTTAAATCTCGAGGAGTCTCTTTTATCGCTGTTCACGTAGATTATGGATGGAGGGAGTCATCATATCGTGAAGCTGAGGAACTTGAACTTAGGTGTCAAGCAGAAGGCGTGCCTATTATTGTAGATCATGTTCCCCCTGAATATAGGACTTCAAGAGATCAAGAAAATGCTGCACGGCGTTACCGCTATGCGTTATTTCATAAAGTGTGTCAGAAAAAAAATCTTTCGGGGATATTTTTAGCTCATCATGCTAATGACCAGGCAGAGACTGTTTTAAAGCGTGTGTTAGAAGGAGCTCATTTAAGTAATTTGAAGGGAATGAGGGGTGAAGTATATTACGAAGGTATCCCTATTTTACGACCCCTATTGCATATTCCTAAGATAGTTTTATCCCGTACTTTAGATGCTGCAAATATTCACTATGTTCATGATATAACAAATACCGATGAACGGTATTTACGTGCTAGAATGCGCAATAAGATATTTCCTTGGTTGGAAGAGATTTTTGGTAAGAATATCACGCAACCTTTACTGACTTTAGCTCAAGATTCTGAGGAGTTGTCTTGTTATATGAAACAACAAGCACAACCATTTCTTGAAAAAATACGGAAAGAAAATACAACCTTGTCGCTTGAAATTCCTAAAACATTAATAGAACAAGTTTTTCTTACCAAATGGGTGTGTAAGGAGTTCTTTTATAGTGCTGGGATTGTTGCTTCAAGGCATTTCTTGCAAACAGTTTATGATCATCTAAACCGTGGTTTGCCGGCACAAATGCGACTTCGAAATAAAAGAGTCATCGTAAAAGCTGGAGTAGTAATGATAGAATAG
- the infC gene encoding translation initiation factor IF-3: MALNLKINRQIRAPKVRLIGSSGEQLGILNTKDALDLARESDLDLVEVASNSEPPVCKIMDYGKYRYNLTKKEKDSKKAQHQVRIKEVKLKPNIDENDFSTKLKQARSFIEKGNKVKITCMFRGRELAYPEHGHKVVQKMSQGLEDVGFVESEPKLNGRSLICVVAPGTVKTKKKQDKFNAQDEKQ, encoded by the coding sequence GTGGCATTAAATTTAAAAATTAACAGGCAGATACGAGCTCCTAAAGTCCGTCTTATAGGTTCTTCTGGCGAACAATTGGGCATACTGAATACAAAAGATGCTCTAGATTTAGCCAGAGAATCCGATTTAGATCTTGTGGAAGTTGCTTCTAACAGCGAGCCACCTGTATGTAAAATTATGGATTATGGCAAATACCGCTATAATTTAACGAAAAAAGAAAAAGATTCTAAGAAAGCCCAGCATCAGGTTCGTATTAAAGAAGTTAAGTTAAAGCCCAACATTGATGAGAATGACTTCTCCACAAAGCTAAAGCAGGCGCGATCTTTTATTGAGAAAGGTAATAAAGTAAAAATTACGTGTATGTTCCGAGGTCGTGAACTTGCTTACCCAGAACATGGGCACAAAGTTGTGCAAAAAATGAGTCAAGGTCTCGAAGACGTGGGATTCGTAGAATCCGAGCCAAAATTAAATGGCCGTTCCTTAATTTGCGTAGTGGCTCCGGGGACGGTAAAAACCAAGAAAAAGCAGGACAAGTTCAATGCCCAAGATGAAAAGCAATAA